One genomic window of Cydia strobilella chromosome 11, ilCydStro3.1, whole genome shotgun sequence includes the following:
- the LOC134745475 gene encoding DNA-directed RNA polymerase III subunit RPC8, whose protein sequence is MFVIAEMKDVIRVTPEHFHQNLSESITTLLNRKLANKVVLNVGLCIALFDITHIGHSYIFPGDGSSHTEVKFRYIVFRPMIEEILIGKIRSCGREGVHVTLGFFDDVLIPVNALQHPSRFDETEQAWVWEYPKEDGEKHDLFMDAGETVRFRVTSEAFEESLPTGPPGSDCPVQTVAPYRIVGGINEPGLGLLTWWEAPEADDDGDENEEENQE, encoded by the exons atgtttgttatagcggaaaTGAAAGATGTCATACGGGTTACGCCCGAACATTTTCATCAAAATTTATCAGAATCTATTACTACTTTACTTAATAGGAAATTAGCAAATAAG GTTGTTTTAAATGTAGGCTTATGTATAGCGCTGTTTGATATCACACATATCGGACATTCATACATTTTTCCTGGAGATGGATCTTCACATACTGAAGTCAAGTTTAGGTATATAGTATTCAGGCCAATGATTGAAGAAATACTGATAGGCAAAATTAGGAGCTGTGGTAGAGAAGGCGTACATG tTACATTAGGATTTTTTGATGATGTGTTGATACCTGTAAATGCTCTGCAGCACCCATCCAGATTTGATGAGACTGAGCAAGCTTGGGTATGGGAGTACCCTAAGGAAGATGGAGAAAAACATGACCTTTTTATGGATGCAG GTGAAACCGTCAGGTTTAGGGTAACAAGTGAAGCATTTGAAGAGAGCTTGCCAACTGGACCCCCAGGATCAGACTGCCCTGTCCAAACTGTGGCTCCTTACAGAATAGTTGGTGGAATTAATGAACCAGGACTCGGCCTGCTAACATGGTGGGAAGCCCCTGAAGCCGATGACGATGGTGATGAGAATGAAGAAGAAAATCAGgaataa